The Candidatus Limnocylindrales bacterium genome includes the window GGAAGCGAAAGACCGAATCCGGGGACAGATTGGACAAAGAGACAGGATGATAAAAGGCATTGCGACCTCAGGTCGTTATATAGCGGAGATGGAGCGAATTTTTAAAGAGGCCAATTTACCGGTGGAGCTGACCCGTCTCCCCTTCGTAGAATCCGCTTTTAACACTTATGCTTATTCCTTTGTAGGTGCCGCCGGATTATGGCAGTTTATGAAGTATACGGGAAAGATGTACATGCGAATCGACAATGTAGTGGATGAGCGACGTGATCCAATCAAATCCACTATAGCGGCTGCAAAGCTACTGGCAGCTAATTATAAGTTGCTCAACTCCTGGCCTCTGGCTATCACAGCTTACAACCACGGGGCTGGAGGGATACAGAAAGCGATAGCACAGCTTAAATCCAGGGATATTGTCGATATTATCCAAAAGTATAACGGAGAGAATTTCGGATTTGCTTCTCGTAATTTCTACCCCGAATTCCTGGCGGCTCTTGAGGTCATGTCCGATATCAAAACTTATTTTGGAGATGTGGCGATGGATCCGCCTCTTCAGTATGATGAGGTGGTCATCAAGGACTATGTAAAAATGTCGGATATTATTAAGTATTGCTCTCTTTTAGAGGAAGATCTTCGTGAGTTGAATCCGGCTTTGCGGGAAGGGGTTTTCTCTTCCCGATATATGATTCCCAAGAATTATGTTTTAAAAATACCGGTGGGAAGTAAAGCAGATTTTGAAACTAAATATGCCATGATTCCCTCTTCCCAGAAATTTGCCAGCCTGAACTTCGATAAAACCCACAAAGTTAAGCAGGGACAAAGTCTCTCGGCTATTGCTAAACTTTATAAAACCTCTGTTAAAGCCCTTATGTCTGCAAACTCTTTGAAAAAACCCAACATGATTAAACCGGGTCAGGTTCTTAAAATCCCGGGTAAATTGTCACCGGCTTCTGCCGCCGATGAAGATAAAGAGGAGAAAAAAGAAGGCTGAGGAGATCTAACCATTTCTCCGTGGAGACGTCTTATAGGTAGGGGCGGCCATAAGGGATTGCCCCTACGTAAATCAGGTGTTATCTTCCTGGCGAATAGTACGAAAATTACGTTATGATTTTCACACTTTGAAGTAATCTGGAAGGTCATGAACCTCCTGGTATTGTACCTTCGTGACTTCGGAAACCTCTCAGTGAATTTCCTGAACCCTCCAACCATTTTTTTCTTGCTTACCATTCAGAGCGGTTTTATCCTATTTTAAAAATGAAACCAGTTGAAGTTAAAGAAGAAATTCCCCTCGATAACGTTGAAAAGAAGGAGATAAAATGCCCAAAGAATTGCTACTAGAAATTGGAACTGAAGAAATACCGAGTAGCTTTGTCCTGATGGCTCTCAAGGACATAGAACAAAACGCGAGAAAACTATTTGAGACTTATCGGATTGGTTTTTCTGAGATAAAAGCCCTGGGAACCCCTCGTCGTTTAACTCTGTACATGGGTCAGGTTGAGGAGAGACAACAGGATTTTGTTACAGAAGTTCTGGGTCCTGCAAAACGTGTGGCTTATGATGAAAAGGGGAATCCTACAAAGGCTGCATGGGGGTTTGCCCGGGGGCAGGGAGTAACGGTTGAAGAACTCCAGATTAAGGTGACCGACCGAGGAGAGTATGTCTGTGTTATTAAGCGGGAGAAAGGCGGCGAGACAGATACGCTACTTCGTAAAATTCTACCGGAACTCATAACTTCTTTATCGTTTCCTAAATCCATGCGATGGGGAGAAAGCCGTTTAAGATTTGCCAGACCGATTCACTGGATTCTTGCCCTTTTTGGAGGGGAAGTGGTAGATTTTCAACTTGAAGAACTCCGAAGTGGTTCCTTGACCTATGGTCATCGATTTCTCAAACCGCAAGCCATCCCAATCCAGGATTTTTCCACTTATCTTCAAGCCCTTAGGGAAGCTTATGTGATTGTAGATCCCGATGAACGACGGGAATCTATCCAGAAACAACTTGTAGAAGTCGCCTCTCAGCAAGGGGGTAAACCTCTGGAAGATGAAGCACTTCTGGATACTGTTACCTTCCTGGTCGAATATCCCAGGGTTATTTGGGGTCAATTTGATCCGGGCTATTTAAAATTACCCCGGGAACTTCTGATTACAACCCTGCGTGAACATCAAAAGTACTTTTCTGTAGTGGATTCCAGGGGTCAACTGCTTCCTTACTTTCTCGTTGTCAGCAACATGGTGGCCAGGGATATGAGTATTATTCGGCAGGGAAATGAGCGGGTTCTGAAAGCCCGTTTAGCCGACGCCGAATTTTTCTTCCATGAAGATCAGAAACGTCCTTTAGAAACTCGATTAGAGGATTTAAAGCAGGTTATTTTCCAGGAAAAATTAGGAACTTCCTATGAAAAGGTTCAAAGATTTACTCAATTAGCTTTATATCTAGCCTCGATGGTAGATGAATCCTCAAAACCCCTGGTAGCTCGGACAGCACAGCTCTGTAAAGCAGATCTGGTTACGGAGATGGTCAAAGAATTTCCCAACTTACAGGGAATCATGGGAAGCGAATATGCCCGGTTATCCGGAGAACCCGAAGAGGTCGTGAAGGGAATCCTGGAACACTATCGCCCCCGGTTCGCAGGAGATGCGATCCCAGAGTCAACCTCCGGAGCGCTGGTCAGTCTGGCAGATAAATTAGACACCATTGTGGGTTGTTTTGGGATTAACCTGATTCCCACCGGTTCTGAGGATCCCTATGCACTTCGACGACAGGCCCTGGGAATTATCCATATCATCCTGGGGAAAGAATATTCCCTGTCGCTGAATGCTCTGATTTCCCAATCCTTACAATTACTTCAAGGAAAACTTCTTCGACCTCCTGAAGAGGTGAAAAAAGAAGTTCTGGAATTCTTTAAAGTTCGATTTATAAATCTCCTGACCGGTCAGGGAATCCGCCAGGATACCATAGAAGCCGTACTTTCTGTGGAGTTTGATGATCTGGTTGATAGTTATAAGCGCATCTTAGCCCTTGCCGAATTTAGAAATGATCCGGGCTTTGAATCGCTTCTGATTGCCTTTAAGCGGGTCATCAATATTATCCCCAAGGGCTTCTCGGGTAAGGTAAATCCGAATCTTTTCGAGCGTGACGAAGAAAAGGATCTGTACCAGGCCGTACTTAAAATAAAAGATCTGGTTGCTTCAGCCTTTGCGCAGAAGGAATACAGAAAAGCTTTGACCGAGATTTCAACCCTTCGATCTCCGGTCGATAGGTTTTTTACCGGCGTAATGGTGATGGTTGAAGATCCGGAAATTCGCGCTAATCGTCTGGCCCTGCTGGATACTATTGCAGATCTCTTTAGAGGATTTGCAGATTTCTCCAAGCTGGTGGTCTAAAAATGGCCCCTCAGAAAAATGATATCCAGGTGGTACTTAACCGATATCAACTGGCAGATTCTCTTAACCTGTCAGAATGTGTAAAAACCTACCCTTTAAAAACGCTCCGAAGGGATCAGGTCCTACTTAAGAAGGCTCTCCTATCGGCCGATCCAGAACTGGCGCCCTTCTTGAAAAAAACCCTTCAACGGGTTAAAAAGGCCATCCAGGAAAGAAATGAAACAGGTCAGGCGCTAATAGAGAATCTCCTTCAAGTACCTCCTGAGATTTTCACCCTAAACCAACCTCTAGATAAATTACTCCAGTATTGGAATCTCTTGGAAGATATCCAGATCTCCTGGGAATCTGATCCGGAAACTCAAAAGCGTTTGACCCAGGCCACCGCGAATCTCCTTGAAGCCCTTAATATTAAGTTTCAACTGGATTTTTTTAATGGGTCTCCCGAATTAATAGCCTTTAAATACTCGGAAACCCAATTACAGGATTATAAGTTCCTATTAAAGCGCATCCTCTCTACGGTGGATAAAACCTCGGATCTCTATAAGATTTATCAGGTGGTTTTAGCGAATCTCCATCAAGGGCTCATCCTGTTTCTAAAAAAGATAAAACCGATCAAACAATTACATACTTTCCTCGAGGGGGTTCCCGAGCAAATTCTCATCCATGACATCCAGCAATATCCGACGAAAAAGCTGGAGGATTATAAAACATTTCTCAAAACGACTCTTGAAGATTTAGAGACCCTTCAGATTAAAAATTCTCACCTGGAAGTTTTTAAAGAACAATGTCAAACTCTGTTAGTAAGAATCTTAATCCCTCTTAAAGTACGTAAAGCTTACCTGGTTCAGGCGATCCGGGTTTTGAGACTCTGCGACCATATCATGCTTATTGATGAGAAAAGTATCGCTAAAAATTTAGCCAGAACTTTGATAAACTGCAGAGGGCTACTCAGGCAGACTTATGGATTTTTTAAGAAACATCCTTACCACATGGATGAGGCTGTAGATTTAGAAGTTATTGAGAAGGCCGAAGAAAAGATAGTACAGTCCCTTAAATTGCGGGGAGGAATGATCCAGGCTATTTGTCGGAATCTGGATGGTTTATCGATCCATCAACTGGCTCAATTTCCTCCTGTCATTCTCAGAAATACGTTGGATCTTTTAAAGGAAACGGAATCTATTCTAAGTGAATATATAGGCCTGCGAATGCCTGTAGCCCAATCGGTTGAAAGGGTTTTGGAGTTGGTCCAGCGAAACGCTGAAAAAGTGGAAAAGGTCTTTAACTTAAAGAAATCCTCGGTATCCCCACCCAACCTTTCTAAGAATTCTCACCTGTCCCTTCCCTCCATTTATGAGATTGCCAGGTATCCAACCGAGCAACTTTATAAAGGCCGCCTGGCCCATCTTGTTTTTGACTCCATCGCAGTCCTGGAACAGGCAGTCAAAGACCTGCCTGTACCAATCTCTCTGGTAAAACCCCTTGAAATCAGGATAGAAGAACTCGAGGAATATATCCTTTTCCTCTCTCAGGAATATGCAGAGGAAGAAATGAACCAGGAGACCGAGAGGGAAGTTTTGAAAATGACGGAAACGCGAGAGTAAGGAAGTGTGGAAGTATGGGGGTGTGGGAGTATGGGGATGGGGAAGTATAAGTACTTATTTTCGTATGCCCTCCATACCCCTACACTCCTATACCCCCACACTCCCACACCCCCATACTTCTATTTATTCCCCTTCCTGCCTGCGATGGATCCAGATCTCTCCACAAAATTCCGATTGGCTGAGAAAGATCTGACCCAATTTTGCCAGTTCTAAGATTCCGAGAAATAGCACGATGAGTTCGACCTTATGAAGCGTGTTTTTAAGCAGGGTGGTAAAAGAAAGGGAAGGAGTGGTTTCAAGGATCTCCAACAACTCAATCATTTTTTGTTGAATATCAATTCGTTCTACTTCCACCCGATAAGGGGTCTGAGCTTCTAGAGACTTCAAAGCCTTATGAAAGGCCGAAATCAAGTCAAATAAACTGACTTCAAACTCATACTCGATTTCTACATCGGGTCGCTCTTCTGGAAGAGGTTCTCTGACATAGAGTTGACTTTGATAGGTATCTAATTCCTCCAGTTTCAGAGCCAGTTCTCGAAATTTCTGATACTCTACGAGCTTCTGAACCAATTCCGTTCTGGGATCTTCCTCTTCCGGATTTTCTGCTTGAACCTGGGGTAACAGCATCCGTGACTTAATATGGAGGAGTGTAGCCGCCATAACCAGGAACTCTCCGGCTATTTCCAGGTTTAACTCTTTCATGGCCTCTAAATACTCCAGATATTGATGGGTTATAAGGGCGATGGGAATATCGGAGATATCGATTTTGTTCTTTTTGATGAGATGTAAGAGCAGATCCAGGGGACCTTCGTAAATGGGTAATTTGATATTATAAGGCATGGTCTTGTCCGTTGTCCGTTGTCCATTGCCAATCATAATGGGCAACAAACAACGGACAATCTTTTACTTTAGTTTAGAAGCTTTGTCAAGGCTTTTTGGAAATCTATTGACAGATTCAAAAAGTTAAACTAGCATGTGTATATGCAGCCGCATTCCCATGATCCACACCATCGACCTCACCCTTCCCATTCTGAGAAGGAGAAAATTAAGTTTTGTTATCGTTGTGGAGGTTCTCTCATTGAAAAGTTCCTGACAGAGGAAAACAAACCCAGACTTATATGTAGTCGGTGTGAACTGATCGTATATCTGGATCCCAAGGTTGCAACCGGAACCATTCCTCAGAAGGAGGGAAAGATTGTTTTATTGAAGAGAAACATCGAACCTGCACGGGGTAAGTGGACCTTTCCAGGCGGTTATATGGATCGTGGTGAAGTTGCATCGGAAGCCGCCATCCGTGAAACCAAAGAGGAAATCGGTCTGGATGTCAAAGTAACCTCGCTTCTAAATGTTTACTCTTACCCGGGTGTGGACGTGATCGTTATAGTTTATCTGGCTGAAATCCTTGGAGGTGAACTTAGTCCAGGTCTGGAAGCTCAGGAAGTCCGATTCTTCTCTCCAGATGAAATTCCCTGGGAAGAACTGGCTTTTCAAAGTACCCGAGATGCTTTACGAGAGTTATTAAACCGTAACAAGAGGTATTAAACCGTAAAATGTAAAGCGTAAAACCCACACGAAGATCCTACCTTACGGGTTACGTATTACGGTTTAATGGTATATGGCAAGGAAATTATATCAATTTGAAAACTCCCCGTTCTGTCATAAAGTAAAAATCGTAATGGCCGAAAAAAACCTGACCTATGAAACTATAGAAGTTCCAAGAACGGATAAACGGGAACTCATACAGGTATCCGGCCAGGAAGCTGTGCCCGTCCTCGTGGATGATGGGAAAGTTATTGTAGATTCGACCTTTATCTCCGAGTATTTAGAAGCAACCTATCCGGAACCCCGGATTTACCCCCAAAAGGAAGAAGACCTGGGTCTGGCTCTTATGATTGAAGATTGGGCCGACGAGGTATTTTGTGCCACACGACGTCAGGCTTTCTTCGAATCCCTCAAAC containing:
- a CDS encoding glutathione S-transferase family protein, whose protein sequence is MARKLYQFENSPFCHKVKIVMAEKNLTYETIEVPRTDKRELIQVSGQEAVPVLVDDGKVIVDSTFISEYLEATYPEPRIYPQKEEDLGLALMIEDWADEVFCATRRQAFFESLKPAGEINQKVLEEALRMLQIHFSVLDKFLTGKKFLVADEYSIADISVYVQIHRFKNSMKMEIPAEYKKVQAWFDRVEQRNKIRV
- a CDS encoding NUDIX hydrolase, whose product is MQPHSHDPHHRPHPSHSEKEKIKFCYRCGGSLIEKFLTEENKPRLICSRCELIVYLDPKVATGTIPQKEGKIVLLKRNIEPARGKWTFPGGYMDRGEVASEAAIRETKEEIGLDVKVTSLLNVYSYPGVDVIVIVYLAEILGGELSPGLEAQEVRFFSPDEIPWEELAFQSTRDALRELLNRNKRY
- a CDS encoding transglycosylase SLT domain-containing protein, with translation MKPDFRKVLSEFLTRLRTFFTLQRIVVRSLIHQRIVARSLTRLRPLWVLWVSHIDPFLRSRLIPFCKSINSLPITDDRIKIKWSKYGLTFIPPILAILLSSSEINDVKYTLGPYISLMEGTLTRKTEIGPFPYPDELRPQVEFWKKIFSTYTTKQAVIHDNWYLDIIYTVVDLDGDDLRSEADKRKAIDKAIEKYKGILTELEKKGDNVDAMTEEEKKIYAMFKKVSENGVDKEAKDRIRGQIGQRDRMIKGIATSGRYIAEMERIFKEANLPVELTRLPFVESAFNTYAYSFVGAAGLWQFMKYTGKMYMRIDNVVDERRDPIKSTIAAAKLLAANYKLLNSWPLAITAYNHGAGGIQKAIAQLKSRDIVDIIQKYNGENFGFASRNFYPEFLAALEVMSDIKTYFGDVAMDPPLQYDEVVIKDYVKMSDIIKYCSLLEEDLRELNPALREGVFSSRYMIPKNYVLKIPVGSKADFETKYAMIPSSQKFASLNFDKTHKVKQGQSLSAIAKLYKTSVKALMSANSLKKPNMIKPGQVLKIPGKLSPASAADEDKEEKKEG
- a CDS encoding segregation/condensation protein A, with protein sequence MPYNIKLPIYEGPLDLLLHLIKKNKIDISDIPIALITHQYLEYLEAMKELNLEIAGEFLVMAATLLHIKSRMLLPQVQAENPEEEDPRTELVQKLVEYQKFRELALKLEELDTYQSQLYVREPLPEERPDVEIEYEFEVSLFDLISAFHKALKSLEAQTPYRVEVERIDIQQKMIELLEILETTPSLSFTTLLKNTLHKVELIVLFLGILELAKLGQIFLSQSEFCGEIWIHRRQEGE
- the glyS gene encoding glycine--tRNA ligase subunit beta; translation: MPKELLLEIGTEEIPSSFVLMALKDIEQNARKLFETYRIGFSEIKALGTPRRLTLYMGQVEERQQDFVTEVLGPAKRVAYDEKGNPTKAAWGFARGQGVTVEELQIKVTDRGEYVCVIKREKGGETDTLLRKILPELITSLSFPKSMRWGESRLRFARPIHWILALFGGEVVDFQLEELRSGSLTYGHRFLKPQAIPIQDFSTYLQALREAYVIVDPDERRESIQKQLVEVASQQGGKPLEDEALLDTVTFLVEYPRVIWGQFDPGYLKLPRELLITTLREHQKYFSVVDSRGQLLPYFLVVSNMVARDMSIIRQGNERVLKARLADAEFFFHEDQKRPLETRLEDLKQVIFQEKLGTSYEKVQRFTQLALYLASMVDESSKPLVARTAQLCKADLVTEMVKEFPNLQGIMGSEYARLSGEPEEVVKGILEHYRPRFAGDAIPESTSGALVSLADKLDTIVGCFGINLIPTGSEDPYALRRQALGIIHIILGKEYSLSLNALISQSLQLLQGKLLRPPEEVKKEVLEFFKVRFINLLTGQGIRQDTIEAVLSVEFDDLVDSYKRILALAEFRNDPGFESLLIAFKRVINIIPKGFSGKVNPNLFERDEEKDLYQAVLKIKDLVASAFAQKEYRKALTEISTLRSPVDRFFTGVMVMVEDPEIRANRLALLDTIADLFRGFADFSKLVV